One Lepus europaeus isolate LE1 chromosome 7, mLepTim1.pri, whole genome shotgun sequence DNA segment encodes these proteins:
- the LOC133764154 gene encoding mammaglobin-A-like, with protein MKVVMVLLLAAFPLYCYAGSGCALLESVVEKTIDPSVSVEEYKEYLQRFIHDEKTEAAVEEFKECFLSQSNETLANIRVMVHTIYDSLYCAPY; from the exons ATGAAGGTGGTTATGGTCCTCCTGCTGGCTGCCTTCCCCCTTTACTGCTATGCAG GTTCTGGTTGCGCTCTTCTGGAGAGCGTCGTTGAAAAGACCATCGATCCATCAGTTTCTGTGGAGGAATACAAAGAATATCTTCAGAGGTTCATCCACGATGAAAAAACTGAAGCAGCTGTAGAGGAGTTCAAAGAGTGCTTCCTCAGCCAGAGCAATGAGACTCTGGCCAACATTAGAGTCATGGTG CATACAATATATGACAGCCTTTACTGTGCTCCGTATTAA